From a single Miscanthus floridulus cultivar M001 chromosome 8, ASM1932011v1, whole genome shotgun sequence genomic region:
- the LOC136474968 gene encoding lysM domain-containing GPI-anchored protein LYP6-like isoform X1, which produces MAELRGFVMAAAAVMVVAVLSVAPRGAEAKTTIEPCSGSDSCTALLGYTLYADMKVSEVAALFAADPAALLAANALDFGAPGAAHRILPMGLFVHVPTRCSCVDGVRKSVSVRYAARPAATLATVADVVFAGLASSDQIRNENGLTSTDPDAPLDAGQKLVIPLPCVCFNSSDNNLPAVYLSYVVQVGDTVPAIAASYETTVTDVMNVNAMGSPVAAPGDILAIPFPACASTFPKSALDHGLIVANGTYALTASNCVQCSCGPGSLNLYCTPTSLSGSCPSMQCPNSNVMLGNVSTHPTSAGCNVSTCNYRGFVNGTITASLNAGLQPRCPAPHQFPALTDPPTTVSHDSTYLPPLSAPGPAEAGGVMPEPGSPGPGSPVQAGPFTLPKVSTAKGPAGSVSAASLMDRPLQILPVLVSCLAFYLQL; this is translated from the exons ATGGCGGAGCTGCGTGGCTTcgtgatggcggcggcggctgtgatgGTGGTGGCCGTGCTGTCAgtggcgccacgcggcgcggAGGCGAAGACGACGATCGAGCCGTGCTCCGGGTCCGACTCCTGCACGGCGCTGCTGGGCTACACGCTCTACGCCGACATGAAGGTCTCCGAGGTGGCCGCGCTCTTCGCCGCCGACCCGGCGGCGCTGCTGGCCGCCAACGCACTCGACTTCGGGGCCCCCGGTGCGGCGCACCGTATCCTGCCCATGGGCCTCTTCGTGCACGTGCCCACCCGCTGCTCCTGCGTCGACGGCGTCCGCAAGTCCGTCTCCGTCCGCTACGCCGCGCGCCCGGCCGCCACGCTCGCCACCGTCGCCGACGTCGTCTTCGCGGGGCTCGCCTCCTCCGACCAGATCCGCAACGAGAACGGCCTCACCTCCACCGACCCCGACGCGCCGCTCGACGCCGGCCAGAAGCTCGTCATCCCGCTGCCCTGCGTCTGCTTCAACTCGTCTGACAACAACCTGCCCGCCGTGTACCTCTCCTACGTCGTGCAGGTCGGAGACACCGTGCCCGCCATCGCTGCAAGCTACGAGACCACCGTCACGGATGTCATGAATGTGAATGCCATGGGGAGTCCCGTCGCCGCGCCAGGCGACATTCTCGCCATCCCATTCCCAG CATGTGCATCTACATTTCCAAAATCTGCATTAGACCATGGACTGATTGTAGCAAATGGGACTTATGCGCTTACTGCTAGTAACTGTGTGCAGTGTAGCTGTGGACCTGGCAGTCTCAA TTTATATTGCACACCAACTTCATTATCGGGATCCTGTCCAAGTATGCAATGTCCTAACAGCAATGTGATGCTTGGCAATGTAAGCACCCATCCAACCAGTGCTGGATGCAATGTCTCTACTTGCAACTATAGAGGTTTTGTTAATGGAACTATAACTGCTTC GCTAAACGCAGGTCTCCAACCCAGATGCCCAG CACCACATCAGTTTCCTGCGCTGACAGATCCACCTACAACAGTGAGCCATGACTCAACGTATCTTCCTCCACTATCAGCGCCAGGACCAGCAGAAGCTGGTGGAGTCATGCCTGAACCAGGCTCTCCAGGCCCAGGCTCACCGGTGCAAGCAGGACCCTTCACGCTCCCGAAAGTCTCTACGGCCAAGGGCCCTGCTGGAAGCGTTTCAGCAGCTTCGTTGATGGATAGACCACTCCAAATTCTACCCGTTCTGGTCTCTTGCCTAGCTTTCTACTTGCAGCTGTGA
- the LOC136474968 gene encoding lysM domain-containing GPI-anchored protein LYP6-like isoform X2 yields MAELRGFVMAAAAVMVVAVLSVAPRGAEAKTTIEPCSGSDSCTALLGYTLYADMKVSEVAALFAADPAALLAANALDFGAPGAAHRILPMGLFVHVPTRCSCVDGVRKSVSVRYAARPAATLATVADVVFAGLASSDQIRNENGLTSTDPDAPLDAGQKLVIPLPCVCFNSSDNNLPAVYLSYVVQVGDTVPAIAASYETTVTDVMNVNAMGSPVAAPGDILAIPFPACASTFPKSALDHGLIVANGTYALTASNCVQCSCGPGSLNLYCTPTSLSGSCPSMQCPNSNVMLGNAKRRSPTQMPSTTSVSCADRSTYNSEP; encoded by the exons ATGGCGGAGCTGCGTGGCTTcgtgatggcggcggcggctgtgatgGTGGTGGCCGTGCTGTCAgtggcgccacgcggcgcggAGGCGAAGACGACGATCGAGCCGTGCTCCGGGTCCGACTCCTGCACGGCGCTGCTGGGCTACACGCTCTACGCCGACATGAAGGTCTCCGAGGTGGCCGCGCTCTTCGCCGCCGACCCGGCGGCGCTGCTGGCCGCCAACGCACTCGACTTCGGGGCCCCCGGTGCGGCGCACCGTATCCTGCCCATGGGCCTCTTCGTGCACGTGCCCACCCGCTGCTCCTGCGTCGACGGCGTCCGCAAGTCCGTCTCCGTCCGCTACGCCGCGCGCCCGGCCGCCACGCTCGCCACCGTCGCCGACGTCGTCTTCGCGGGGCTCGCCTCCTCCGACCAGATCCGCAACGAGAACGGCCTCACCTCCACCGACCCCGACGCGCCGCTCGACGCCGGCCAGAAGCTCGTCATCCCGCTGCCCTGCGTCTGCTTCAACTCGTCTGACAACAACCTGCCCGCCGTGTACCTCTCCTACGTCGTGCAGGTCGGAGACACCGTGCCCGCCATCGCTGCAAGCTACGAGACCACCGTCACGGATGTCATGAATGTGAATGCCATGGGGAGTCCCGTCGCCGCGCCAGGCGACATTCTCGCCATCCCATTCCCAG CATGTGCATCTACATTTCCAAAATCTGCATTAGACCATGGACTGATTGTAGCAAATGGGACTTATGCGCTTACTGCTAGTAACTGTGTGCAGTGTAGCTGTGGACCTGGCAGTCTCAA TTTATATTGCACACCAACTTCATTATCGGGATCCTGTCCAAGTATGCAATGTCCTAACAGCAATGTGATGCTTGGCAAT GCTAAACGCAGGTCTCCAACCCAGATGCCCAG CACCACATCAGTTTCCTGCGCTGACAGATCCACCTACAACAGTGAGCCATGA